The Bos indicus x Bos taurus breed Angus x Brahman F1 hybrid chromosome 11, Bos_hybrid_MaternalHap_v2.0, whole genome shotgun sequence genome includes a region encoding these proteins:
- the IL1B gene encoding interleukin-1 beta, whose amino-acid sequence MATVPEPINEMMAYYSDENELLFEADDPKQMKSCIQHLDLGSMGDGNIQLQISHQFYNKSFRQVVSVIVAMEKLRNSAYAHVFHDDDLRSILSFIFEEEPVIFETSSDEFLCDAPVQSIKCKLQDREQKSLVLASPCVLKALHLLSQEMNREVVFCMSFVQGEERDNKIPVALGIKDKNLYLSCVKKGDTPTLQLEEVDPKVYPKRNMEKRFVFYKTEIKNTVEFESVLYPNWYISTSQIEERPVFLGHFRGGQDITDFRMETLSP is encoded by the exons ATGGCAACCGTACCTGAACCCATCAACGAAATGATGGCTTACTACAG tGACGAGAATGAGCTGTTATTTGAGGCTGATGACCCTAAACAGATGAAG AGCTGCATCCAACACCTGGACCTCGGTTCCATGGGAGATGGAAACATCCAGCTGCAGATTTCTCACCAGTTCTACAACAAAAGCTTCAGGCAGGTGGTGTCGGTCATTGTGGCCATGGAGAAGCTGAGGAACAGTGCCTACGCACATGTCTTCCATGATGATGACCTGAGGAGCATCCTTTCATTCATCTTTGAAGAAG AGCCTGTCATCTTCGAAACGTCCTCCGACGAGTTTCTGTGTGACGCACCCGTGCAGTCAATAAAgtgcaaactccaggacagaGAGCAAAAATCCCTGGTGCTGGCTAGCCCATGTGTGCTGAAGGCTCTCCACCTCCTCTCACAGGAAATGAACCGAGAAG tGGTGTTCTGCATGAGCTTTGtgcaaggagaggaaagagacaaCAAGATTCCTGTGGCCTTGGGTATCAAGGACAAGAATCTATACCTGTCTTGTGTGAAAAAAGGTGATACGCCCACCCTGCAGCTGGAG GAAGTAGACCCCAAAGTCTACCCCAAGAGGAATATGGAAAAGCGCTTTGTCTTCTACAAGACAGAAATCAAGAATACAGTTGAATTTGAGTCTGTCCTGTACCCTAACTGGTACATCAGCACTTCTCAAATCGAAGAAAGGCCCGTCTTCCTGGGACATTTTCGAGGTGGCCAGGATATAACTGACTTCAGAATGGAAACCCTCTCTCCCTAA